Proteins encoded in a region of the Diospyros lotus cultivar Yz01 chromosome 9, ASM1463336v1, whole genome shotgun sequence genome:
- the LOC127809627 gene encoding photosynthetic NDH subunit of lumenal location 3, chloroplastic-like: MDLKGSVYRIRKCAFDLLSLWSDLMDDDESWDLMGRDIQLKSTFLYLDFNKVISGAPQDQKKPLTELANKLFCSIEELDHAVKLRSMTLTQDRYNETAGVLEEVIALEPPGT, from the exons ATGGATCTGAAGGGGAGTGTTTATCGAATTAGGAAGTGTGCATTTGATTTACTATCTCTTTGGAGCGACCTAATGGATGATGATGAGTCGTGGGATTTGATGGGACGGGATATTCAGCTAAAATCAACATTCCTATACCTTGATTTCAATAAGGTGATCTCTGGTGCACCTCAAGATCAGAAGAAACCTCTTACCGAACTTGCCAATAAACTATTTTGCTCCATTGAAGAG TTGGACCATGCTGTGAAACTTCGAAGCATGACGTTGACTCAAGATCGATACAATGAAACTGCCGGCGTGTTAGAAGAGGTGATAGCACTGGAGCCTCCGGGCACTTGA